A section of the Petrimonas sulfuriphila genome encodes:
- a CDS encoding DUF721 domain-containing protein: MLKKNAQPIATILSEFFDENPELKTSVAEHRAVSAWRELLGEGVSHYTKNVYFRRNVLHVQLSSSVLRAELIMNKRNLIDKLNEHAGMEIVKDIVFR, translated from the coding sequence ATGCTTAAAAAAAACGCCCAACCTATAGCAACCATCCTTTCGGAATTCTTCGATGAGAACCCGGAATTGAAGACATCGGTGGCTGAACACCGTGCCGTCTCGGCATGGAGGGAATTGCTGGGCGAAGGGGTTTCCCACTACACCAAAAACGTCTATTTCCGGCGGAACGTCCTACACGTCCAGCTTTCCTCATCGGTGTTGCGTGCCGAATTGATTATGAACAAACGAAACCTGATTGACAAGTTGAACGAGCACGCCGGAATGGAGATTGTGAAGGATATTGTTTTTCGTTAA
- a CDS encoding DNA replication/repair protein RecF: MTLKHLSIINYKNLAQVELELSPKINCFVGNNGMGKTNLLDAVYYLSFCRSYTNPVDSQIIKHDADVCMLQGRYELEGQDGEEEIYCGLRRRQKKQFKRNKKEYEKLSDHIGFIPLVMISPADIEIIQGGSEERRKFMDMAISQFDKAYMHALIRYNNALQQRNATLKMDDNEIDFTLLELWEDQMAGEGELIFEKRQAFVKEFIPVFDEFYKRISLSNEKATFDYVSQLRENNFREALRQTRRRDIAVGHTTTGIHRDELEMLLDGFPIKKVGSQGQNKTYFVSMKLAQFHYLLKTGKRTPILLLDDIFDRLDAYRVEEIVKLVSSNEFGQIFISDTNRGSFDKILERINNSHHIYSVKDGEITVYA; this comes from the coding sequence ATGACATTAAAGCATTTATCCATTATAAATTACAAAAACCTGGCTCAGGTTGAGCTGGAGTTATCGCCCAAAATAAACTGTTTTGTGGGAAATAACGGCATGGGTAAAACCAATTTGCTGGATGCCGTTTACTACCTGTCGTTCTGCCGGAGTTACACCAACCCAGTCGATAGTCAGATCATCAAACACGACGCCGATGTTTGCATGCTTCAGGGAAGGTACGAGCTGGAGGGACAGGATGGTGAGGAAGAAATCTATTGCGGATTGCGCCGGCGGCAGAAAAAACAGTTCAAGAGAAACAAAAAGGAGTACGAAAAACTCTCCGACCACATTGGATTTATTCCACTGGTGATGATTTCTCCTGCCGATATCGAGATAATCCAGGGGGGTAGCGAAGAACGACGGAAATTTATGGACATGGCTATTTCTCAGTTCGACAAAGCGTATATGCACGCCTTGATCCGGTACAACAATGCCTTGCAACAACGCAACGCAACATTGAAAATGGACGACAACGAAATCGATTTCACCTTGCTGGAGCTTTGGGAAGACCAGATGGCGGGAGAAGGGGAGCTCATTTTTGAAAAACGACAAGCGTTTGTAAAAGAGTTTATTCCCGTTTTTGACGAGTTTTACAAACGAATAAGTTTATCCAACGAAAAGGCGACTTTCGACTACGTTTCGCAACTTCGCGAAAACAATTTCAGGGAAGCGCTGCGACAAACCCGCCGTCGCGACATCGCGGTGGGACACACCACCACCGGTATTCACCGCGATGAACTGGAGATGTTGCTCGACGGATTTCCCATAAAGAAAGTGGGTTCGCAAGGGCAAAACAAAACCTACTTCGTATCGATGAAGCTGGCACAATTTCATTACCTGCTTAAAACCGGGAAACGGACACCCATTTTGCTGCTGGACGATATCTTCGACAGGCTGGATGCCTACCGGGTGGAAGAAATTGTCAAACTGGTTTCGAGCAATGAATTTGGCCAGATTTTTATCTCCGATACCAACCGGGGATCGTTCGATAAAATACTGGAACGGATCAACAACAGCCACCACATCTATTCGGTGAAAGACGGGGAAATAACAGTTTATGCTTAA
- the cdaA gene encoding diadenylate cyclase CdaA, translating into MLEHFGIKDFIDILLVAALLYYLFKMVKISGMRPLFIGIVVFMIIWVLVSQVFDMVLLGSILDQFVNIGLILLVILFQDEIRRFLMSLGSKKGWKFVSKLFIPVDKQQKDTSHITSIVLACMNMSKARIGALIVVQGDLQLSLYEQTGEIINADISSRLIENIFFKNSPLHDGAMIVVGKKIKAAGCILPISQNPNIPKHMGLRHRAGLGITQETDAKVIVVSEETGKITFAEEGRLKINVNPEELQQLILAE; encoded by the coding sequence ATGCTCGAACACTTTGGAATAAAAGATTTTATTGACATTTTACTGGTAGCAGCCCTGTTGTACTACCTGTTTAAAATGGTGAAAATATCGGGGATGCGCCCGCTTTTCATCGGTATCGTTGTCTTTATGATTATCTGGGTACTTGTATCACAGGTATTCGATATGGTGCTTCTAGGCTCTATTCTTGACCAGTTCGTGAATATCGGCTTGATATTGCTGGTCATTCTTTTTCAGGATGAAATACGTAGGTTCCTTATGTCTCTGGGATCGAAGAAAGGGTGGAAGTTTGTATCGAAACTCTTTATCCCGGTCGACAAGCAGCAAAAAGATACATCGCACATTACTTCGATCGTACTGGCCTGCATGAACATGTCGAAAGCCAGGATTGGCGCGCTCATCGTCGTTCAGGGCGACCTACAACTCAGCTTATACGAGCAGACGGGCGAAATCATCAACGCTGATATCTCCTCCCGGCTGATTGAAAATATTTTCTTCAAGAACAGTCCCTTGCACGATGGAGCCATGATCGTTGTGGGGAAAAAAATAAAAGCTGCAGGCTGTATTCTTCCCATATCGCAGAACCCGAACATACCCAAACACATGGGGTTACGGCATCGTGCCGGATTAGGGATCACGCAGGAAACCGATGCCAAAGTGATTGTCGTTTCGGAAGAAACCGGAAAAATAACATTTGCCGAGGAAGGGCGGTTGAAAATCAACGTTAATCCCGAAGAGCTGCAACAACTGATCCTGGCGGAATAA
- the folP gene encoding dihydropteroate synthase: protein MIKSININGELLDFSTPLVMGILNVTPDSFYSGSRKQSEEEIVSRVRQILEEGGKIVDIGGQSTTPTSTLIPAKEELKRLEPTLRLVRKEFPNTILSIDTFYSEVAGPAVEKYGVNIINDISGGQIDDNMFETVARLNVPYILMHMRGTPQTMQQHTHYDNFIQDILYYFSEKISKLNLLGVNDIIIDPGFGFSKTTDQNYQLMAYLKYFNIFDVPILVGISRKSMIYKLLECTPQESLNGTSALNTFALLSGANILRVHDVKEAVECVKIVEKISK, encoded by the coding sequence ATGATAAAATCCATTAACATAAACGGCGAATTGCTCGATTTCTCCACTCCGCTGGTGATGGGAATTTTAAATGTTACTCCCGATTCCTTTTATTCGGGCAGTCGTAAACAATCTGAAGAAGAGATTGTCAGCCGCGTCCGCCAAATTCTGGAGGAAGGTGGGAAAATTGTCGATATTGGCGGTCAATCCACAACACCGACTTCCACTTTAATACCGGCAAAGGAAGAGCTGAAACGCTTAGAGCCGACACTTCGGCTCGTTCGAAAAGAATTTCCCAATACTATCCTTTCCATCGATACGTTTTATTCCGAAGTAGCCGGGCCTGCCGTGGAAAAATACGGGGTAAACATCATCAACGATATTTCGGGCGGGCAGATCGATGATAACATGTTCGAAACAGTTGCCCGGCTCAATGTTCCTTATATCCTGATGCATATGCGTGGTACACCGCAAACCATGCAACAACACACCCATTACGACAATTTTATTCAGGATATCCTGTACTATTTTTCCGAGAAAATATCGAAATTGAACCTGTTGGGCGTAAACGACATCATCATTGACCCGGGGTTTGGATTCAGTAAAACGACTGATCAAAACTACCAATTGATGGCTTATTTAAAATATTTCAATATCTTTGATGTACCAATTCTGGTTGGCATCTCTCGGAAATCGATGATTTACAAGCTGCTGGAGTGTACCCCACAGGAAAGCCTGAACGGTACATCGGCTTTAAATACATTTGCCTTGTTGTCGGGAGCAAACATCTTACGCGTTCACGACGTGAAAGAAGCCGTGGAATGTGTAAAGATTGTGGAAAAAATAAGCAAATAA